AGCACGGGCGGGTCGAGCCGGTCGAGCGGGCGGTCGACGACCGTGTCGATGATCGCGTCGTAGCGGCCGCGGTAGCGCAGCGTGCCGTAGGTCAGCTCGGTGGCGAAACCGGCGTCGCGGCCGGTGATGTGACGCTCGCGCAGCATCGGGGGCAGCGTGAGGTTGGCGTAGGCGTCGGAGTCCTCGACGATGCGCAGCGTGTCGTAGGAGGCCCGGCGGGCCGGATCGGCGGTCTTGGCGCGATCCTGGGGCCTGCGCTCGGTCCGCGCCCGGGAGCCGTTCGGCCGGCCGGTGCTGGGTCGGCCGCGGCGGTCCTCGCTCATCGCGCCTCCTCCGACTCGAACGCGTCGTCCTCGCCGAGTCTGGCACCGCGCGCCCAGTCGGCGGCTGACATCCAGGACTTGCCGGGCGGGGCGATCCGGTCGAGCCGCACGGGAGAGGTCCCGGTCCCGACGAGGAGGCCGTCGGAGGTGACGGACAGCTGCCCCGGCGCCAGCCCGGGGGTGCCGGTGTCATCGATGGGCCGGACAGGCCCGAGCTTGACCCGCTGGCCGGCTCGGGTGGTCCAGGCACCGGGGGCGGGCGTGCAGCCGCGGATCTGGCGGTCAATGGCGATCGCGGGGCGGCGCCAGTCGACCCGGGCGTGGTCCGCGGTCAGGCGTGGGGCGAGGCTGACGCCCTCGTCGGGCTGGGGCTGCGGGGAGGCCGTGCCGTCGGCGAGGGCGTCGAGGGAGGAGACCAGCAAGGCCGGTCCGGCCTCGGCGAGCCGGTCGAGCAGGTCGCCGCTGGTGTCCCAGGGCCGGACCGTCTCGGTCATCGTGCCGATCACCGGGCCCGTGTCCAGCCCGGCCTCGATCCGGAACGTGGAGGCACCGGTCACGTCGTCACCGGCCATGATCGAGTGCTGGACGGGTGCGGCGCCGCGCCAGGCCGGCAACAGCGAGAAGTGGAGGTTGATCCAGCCGTGCGGGGGCAGGGAGAGTGCCGGTTCGCGCAGGAGCGCCCCGTAGGCCACGACGGCGCAGACCTCCGGTGCGAGTGCGCGGAGCTGCTCGACGGTCTCCGGTTCATGCGGCCGGTCGGAGGTGATGACGGGCAGGCCGGCCTCCTCTGCCGCCTCGTGTACCGGGCTCGGCGTCAGGACGCGCTTGCGGCCCGCGGGGGCGGGCGGCCGGGTCAGGACGGCGACGACCTCGTGGCTCGAGGCCAGGATCGCGTGCAGGGAGGGCACGGCGACGGCGGGCGTGCCCGCGAACACAACACGCATGCCTCGCAGTCTAGGTCCGCGGCGTGCCCTGCACGTGCCGGTGTCCCCGTCGGCGGTGGTGGTCGGCGGGGTCCGGGGCGGGGTGATCAGAAGGGTGGCGGGTCGGTGCTACCGGTGCTGCCGGGACCGCGTGCTGCTGGTGGCTGCCCGCGGGGAGGACGGACGGCATCGCCTTGGCGGCGGTGCGCATCGAGTCCAAGGCTCGTTGGCGCACCCGTGCGGTCGAAGTCGCTGCGGTCCCCGGTGAGCCGGGCAGGTCGAAGGTGCCGGCGGGGGTGACCAGATAGGCCGCGCCGTCGGGACTGGCCCAGTGGTAAGTGCCGGGGGTGATCACCTGGTAGGTCCAGCCCGCGTGCGTCTTCGCGCGATGGTGGCGCCGGCACAGGGCTGCCAGGTTGGTCGAGGTGGTGGGCCCGCCGTCCTCGTGGGGGTCGATGTGGTCCAGGTCGCCGGCCCGAGCGCTGCGGTGGCAGAACGGGAACCGGCACGTGCCATCGCGCAGGATGACCTGCTCACGCAGCCTGGGGCTGGCTTCATAGGTGGTGGCCGCGTAGTCGGTGTTGAGGTCGATCACCGGCCGCACCAGGACCCGACCGGCGGTGGCGCACCAGGTGCGGACCTGCTCAGCGGTGATCGGGGAGCGGGTGTTCTCACACCGCCCCACCCCAGACCCGTCGTGGGTGAGGTCGCCGGCGGCCAGGTGCAGATACAGCAACACCGTGCGCCCGTTGGGGTCGCCGGAGTCACTGGCACGGTCATCGTCGCCGGTGGCCCGGGCCAGGGAGGTGTGGCCGCGGGCGAGGTCGCCGAGGGCGACCGAGCGGCGCACGTCCTCACTGGCACCGGGCATGAGGGCCGTCAACGCGGCCGCGCGGGCGGAGATGGCTGCTTCCAGGTCCAGTGCGTCGGCGAGGTCGAGGCCGCCGCCGAAGGTGATGACCGCACCCGCGCTGGGATCGGTCGCGGTCGCCACCTGATCGAGGTCGATGTCGACGCGTCGCCCCTCCAACGCCGCCTCGCGGTCCTTCTCGGCCTGGTCGGGGTCGAACCTCGCCACCGCCGCAGCCACGGTGCGTTCGATCTGAGCCACCGAGCACGTCCCGATCGTCCAGGCGACCTGGGCATCGACCCAGGCGGCACCAGCGGCGGGGAGCTTCTTGCTCAACCGGGCCACCGTCCTGGCCCGATGGACACTGACCTGCCCGGCCCTGACCCGGGACCACAGCACCGGCAGGCGGTAGGCCAGCTCGACCACCGCACCGACGTAGTTCATGGCGGCTTCGTTGGACTGTCCCAGTGCTGCGGCCAGGCGGGTGAAACCGAGATCGGCCACCCACGGGGCACCCTCCCCAGCCAGCCGCATCGGCTGCTCGGTCCCCGGCACCCCGACATGAACGTCGGGGTCGAAGACCGCGTCCTGGGTCGTCTCCTCCGGGTCCACGACCGACTCACGCACCCACGCCAGCACCAACTCCGCGCGCTCGACCTCCACCGCCCGAGCCGCCACCCCATTGGCCCTCACGGCAGCCAGCACCTCTCGCTCGGCCGGAGCCGAGAAGGAGGAAGCGGTGGCTGTCGAGGTCATGAAAGAAGCCTCCCACCGACCACCGACACTGACCCATCACCCCAGGTCAGAGCAGGTTCGAGCATCAGAGCAGGATCAGTCCATGCTCAGAGCGCACCCCACTCGCGCAGCGTCCGGCGCCAGGCATCGGCACCGGCGAACACCTCGGCGTGGATTCCCGCCTCGCGCGCCGCTTCGACGTTCGGTGGTGAGTCGTCCACGAACGCCGTCTCGGAGGCCTCCAGATCGAACCGGTCCAGCAACAGCCGGTAGATCGCCGGGTCCGGCTTGGCCACCC
Above is a window of Ruania suaedae DNA encoding:
- a CDS encoding HNH endonuclease; this translates as MTSTATASSFSAPAEREVLAAVRANGVAARAVEVERAELVLAWVRESVVDPEETTQDAVFDPDVHVGVPGTEQPMRLAGEGAPWVADLGFTRLAAALGQSNEAAMNYVGAVVELAYRLPVLWSRVRAGQVSVHRARTVARLSKKLPAAGAAWVDAQVAWTIGTCSVAQIERTVAAAVARFDPDQAEKDREAALEGRRVDIDLDQVATATDPSAGAVITFGGGLDLADALDLEAAISARAAALTALMPGASEDVRRSVALGDLARGHTSLARATGDDDRASDSGDPNGRTVLLYLHLAAGDLTHDGSGVGRCENTRSPITAEQVRTWCATAGRVLVRPVIDLNTDYAATTYEASPRLREQVILRDGTCRFPFCHRSARAGDLDHIDPHEDGGPTTSTNLAALCRRHHRAKTHAGWTYQVITPGTYHWASPDGAAYLVTPAGTFDLPGSPGTAATSTARVRQRALDSMRTAAKAMPSVLPAGSHQQHAVPAAPVAPTRHPSDHPAPDPADHHRRRGHRHVQGTPRT
- the fmt gene encoding methionyl-tRNA formyltransferase, producing MRVVFAGTPAVAVPSLHAILASSHEVVAVLTRPPAPAGRKRVLTPSPVHEAAEEAGLPVITSDRPHEPETVEQLRALAPEVCAVVAYGALLREPALSLPPHGWINLHFSLLPAWRGAAPVQHSIMAGDDVTGASTFRIEAGLDTGPVIGTMTETVRPWDTSGDLLDRLAEAGPALLVSSLDALADGTASPQPQPDEGVSLAPRLTADHARVDWRRPAIAIDRQIRGCTPAPGAWTTRAGQRVKLGPVRPIDDTGTPGLAPGQLSVTSDGLLVGTGTSPVRLDRIAPPGKSWMSAADWARGARLGEDDAFESEEAR